A region from the Sphingopyxis lindanitolerans genome encodes:
- a CDS encoding DUF445 domain-containing protein encodes MTDRAFPRPLGIAVPTGGLNIRIFATGLLVVMAAIFFGARYYQDAHPAIGFVRAFAEAAMVGGLADWFAVTALFRHPMGIPIPHTAIVPRNKNRIGDTLARFLLTNFLLPRLIARKMQTLDVAGAVGKFLSQPAEGGGRLRLGASRIIADALGALDQQRLGGMVKSAIADRLRELDVAPLLGQAMQAALAEGRHQPLLDAMVQWGSKTLELNEHLIHQMVHDNSNAIVRFTGLDESISNRIVAGLSKLLGEMAGDETHPLRIRVEEGLAKMALDLQNDPEVQAKVATVRDELLENKAVKRWLDGLWEQGRGALLKAARDPETMLAGRIGELVTQFGAMLGEDVSIKRTLNRYARRAVVGMVDSYGETALKLVSDTIRGWDAKTITDRLENAVGDDLQYIRINGTLVGGLVGVAIHAVDVLL; translated from the coding sequence ATGACCGACCGCGCTTTCCCCCGGCCGTTGGGCATTGCCGTTCCGACCGGCGGGCTCAATATTCGTATTTTTGCGACGGGCCTGCTCGTCGTGATGGCGGCGATTTTTTTCGGCGCCCGCTATTATCAGGACGCGCACCCCGCGATCGGCTTTGTCCGCGCCTTTGCCGAGGCGGCGATGGTCGGCGGGCTTGCCGACTGGTTCGCGGTCACCGCTCTGTTTCGCCACCCGATGGGCATCCCGATCCCGCATACGGCGATCGTGCCGCGCAACAAGAACCGCATCGGCGACACGCTCGCGCGCTTCCTGCTCACCAATTTCCTGCTGCCGCGCCTGATCGCGCGCAAGATGCAGACGCTCGACGTCGCGGGCGCGGTCGGCAAATTCCTGTCGCAGCCCGCCGAGGGTGGTGGGCGGCTGAGGCTTGGCGCGTCGCGGATCATCGCCGACGCGCTTGGCGCGCTCGACCAGCAGCGGCTGGGCGGCATGGTCAAATCGGCGATCGCCGATCGGCTGCGCGAACTCGACGTCGCGCCGCTGCTCGGCCAGGCGATGCAGGCGGCGCTCGCCGAGGGGCGGCACCAGCCGTTGCTCGACGCGATGGTTCAATGGGGGTCGAAGACGCTCGAACTCAACGAGCATCTGATCCACCAGATGGTCCATGACAACAGCAATGCGATCGTCCGCTTCACCGGCCTCGACGAAAGCATTTCGAACCGCATCGTCGCCGGGCTGTCGAAGCTGCTCGGCGAAATGGCGGGCGACGAGACGCATCCGCTGCGCATCCGCGTCGAGGAAGGGCTCGCCAAGATGGCGCTCGACCTTCAGAACGACCCCGAGGTGCAGGCGAAGGTCGCGACGGTGCGCGACGAACTGCTGGAGAATAAGGCGGTCAAGCGCTGGCTCGACGGATTGTGGGAGCAGGGGCGCGGCGCGCTCCTCAAGGCCGCGCGCGATCCCGAAACGATGCTCGCGGGGCGCATCGGCGAACTCGTCACCCAATTCGGCGCGATGTTGGGCGAGGATGTCTCGATCAAGCGCACGCTCAACCGCTATGCGCGCCGCGCGGTCGTCGGCATGGTCGATAGCTATGGCGAGACGGCGCTGAAACTCGTGTCGGACACGATCCGCGGCTGGGACGCCAAAACGATCACCGACCGGCTGGAAAATGCGGTCGGCGACGACCTGCAATATATCCGCATCAATGGCACGCTGGTCGGCGGGCTGGTGGGGGTGGCGATCCACGCGGTGGATGTGTTGCTGTAA
- a CDS encoding ABC-type transport auxiliary lipoprotein family protein: protein MRTLRAPLLAAFMAVSLSGCIGLGGKTPPFLLTLDADAAPAVGAARTASDAATLTILIPTAPQKLRTPRIPVQQDDASVTYVKDAQWVEAPQRLFQRLVSETVAARTSRVVLDEGQYLTAPGEQLAGQLMDFGVDARSNEAVVVYQAMLVAAGGKTITQRRFEVREPITGKIEAKPVGEALTRAANKVAVDVAGWLEG from the coding sequence ATGCGAACCCTTCGCGCTCCCCTGCTCGCTGCCTTCATGGCTGTCTCGCTTTCGGGCTGTATCGGGCTCGGCGGCAAGACCCCGCCCTTTCTGCTGACCCTCGACGCCGACGCGGCGCCCGCCGTCGGCGCCGCGCGCACCGCCAGCGACGCGGCGACGCTGACCATCCTGATCCCTACCGCGCCGCAGAAACTGCGCACCCCGCGCATCCCGGTGCAGCAGGACGACGCCAGCGTCACCTATGTCAAGGACGCCCAGTGGGTCGAGGCGCCGCAGCGCCTGTTCCAGCGGCTCGTTTCCGAAACCGTCGCCGCGCGCACGTCGCGCGTCGTCCTCGACGAAGGCCAATATCTGACCGCGCCGGGCGAGCAGCTCGCCGGGCAGCTCATGGACTTCGGGGTCGACGCCCGCTCGAACGAAGCGGTCGTCGTCTATCAGGCGATGCTGGTGGCGGCCGGCGGCAAGACCATCACCCAGCGCCGCTTCGAGGTGCGCGAGCCGATCACCGGCAAGATCGAGGCCAAGCCCGTCGGCGAAGCGCTGACCCGCGCCGCGAACAAGGTCGCGGTCGATGTCGCCGGGTGGCTGGAGGGCTGA
- the pepN gene encoding aminopeptidase N, with translation MTDASSSPAIPVTIHRGDYRAPEWQIPDIALDFALGIDQTRVRSALSVVRHADTPVPLTLRGDGLTAAAVRVDGESWNDWRMEGPDLIVDLGDRTAATVEVDTVIDPAANTQLMGLYASNAMLCTQCEAEGFRRITFHPDRPDVLSRYKVRMEGDKTLFPILLSNGNCVASGEGEGGRHWALWEDPWPKPSYLFALVAGDLVVNRDHFTTLSGRKVELGIWVRDGDAPRTHHAMQALKNSMAWDERVYGREYDLDLFNIVAVSDFNMGAMENKGLNIFNTRYILADPDTATDMDYDGVEGVVAHEYFHNWSGNRVTCRDWFQLSLKEGFTVFRDQSFSAAMGSPAVKRIEDVRLLRAAQFPEDAGPLAHPIRPDSYQEISNFYTATIYNKGAEIIRMMATMMGAERFRKGTDLYFERHDGEAATCEDFVRAMEEGGGIDLAQFRRWYEQAGTPRLRLALVEEGGDWFLDVAQTVPPTPGQPDKQPAMMPLRIAAFAMDGSGAALPDTLVTLTDATQRIALGAFAARPALSVNRGFSAPVIVDCERAPGELAWLAAHDDDPFARYEALQQLMLDTLVTAVSGEAADNRAVIDAVALTLAGRAADAAFVAEAVLLPSEAFIGDQMVTVDPDAIRAARLALQAAIGAALTGEWRAILSEAPPPATELTPAAKGRRRLRGVALAYLAATDMADVPALAFGIFSTADGMTERQAALATLAHGDSDERVAALDIFYQRYRDNPLVLDKWFQAQAWSMRPDTVDAVKALAGHPDFTLANPNRVRALYGALTGNQAAFHQADGAGYRLIADLVIALDPKNPQTAAKMIPPLGRWRRFDEARAAMMKAELERILAQPGLSRDTTEQASKSLLG, from the coding sequence ATGACCGACGCTTCTTCCTCTCCCGCCATCCCCGTCACCATCCATCGCGGCGACTACCGCGCGCCCGAATGGCAAATCCCCGATATCGCGCTCGATTTCGCGCTCGGCATCGACCAGACGCGGGTGCGGTCCGCGCTGTCGGTCGTCCGCCATGCCGATACGCCGGTGCCGCTGACGCTGCGCGGCGACGGGCTGACCGCTGCGGCGGTGCGCGTCGATGGCGAGAGCTGGAACGACTGGCGCATGGAAGGGCCCGACCTGATCGTCGACCTTGGCGACCGGACTGCCGCGACGGTCGAGGTCGATACCGTCATCGATCCGGCGGCGAACACCCAGCTCATGGGGCTTTACGCGTCGAACGCCATGCTCTGCACCCAGTGCGAGGCCGAGGGGTTTCGCCGCATCACCTTCCACCCCGACCGCCCCGATGTGCTCAGCCGCTACAAGGTGCGGATGGAAGGCGACAAGACGCTTTTCCCGATCCTGCTGTCGAACGGCAATTGCGTCGCGTCGGGCGAGGGCGAGGGGGGCCGCCATTGGGCGCTGTGGGAAGACCCGTGGCCGAAGCCCTCCTATCTCTTCGCGCTGGTCGCGGGCGACCTCGTCGTCAATCGCGACCATTTCACCACCCTGTCGGGGCGCAAGGTCGAGCTCGGCATCTGGGTGCGCGACGGCGACGCGCCGCGCACGCACCACGCGATGCAGGCGCTCAAGAACAGCATGGCGTGGGACGAGCGCGTCTATGGCCGCGAATATGACCTCGACCTGTTCAACATCGTCGCGGTCAGCGATTTCAACATGGGGGCGATGGAGAATAAGGGGCTGAACATCTTCAACACCCGCTACATCCTCGCCGATCCCGACACCGCGACCGACATGGATTATGACGGGGTCGAGGGGGTCGTCGCGCACGAATATTTCCACAATTGGTCGGGCAACCGCGTCACCTGCCGCGACTGGTTCCAATTGTCGCTGAAGGAGGGTTTCACCGTCTTTCGCGACCAGAGTTTTTCGGCCGCGATGGGATCGCCCGCGGTCAAGCGGATCGAGGATGTCCGGCTGCTCCGCGCCGCGCAATTTCCGGAGGATGCCGGGCCGCTCGCGCACCCGATCCGCCCCGATAGCTATCAGGAAATCTCGAACTTCTATACCGCGACCATCTATAACAAGGGTGCCGAGATCATCCGCATGATGGCGACGATGATGGGGGCGGAGCGCTTTCGCAAGGGCACCGACCTTTATTTCGAGCGCCACGACGGCGAAGCCGCAACGTGCGAGGATTTCGTGCGCGCGATGGAAGAGGGCGGCGGCATCGACCTCGCCCAGTTTCGCCGCTGGTACGAACAGGCGGGGACGCCGCGGCTGCGGCTGGCGCTGGTCGAAGAGGGCGGCGACTGGTTCCTCGATGTCGCGCAGACCGTGCCGCCGACGCCGGGCCAGCCCGACAAGCAACCCGCGATGATGCCGCTGCGCATCGCCGCCTTTGCGATGGACGGCAGCGGCGCCGCGCTGCCCGACACGCTGGTCACGCTGACCGATGCCACGCAGCGCATCGCGCTCGGCGCCTTTGCGGCGCGCCCGGCGCTGTCGGTCAATCGCGGCTTTTCGGCGCCGGTGATTGTCGATTGCGAGCGCGCGCCGGGCGAACTCGCCTGGCTCGCGGCGCACGACGACGATCCGTTCGCGCGCTATGAGGCGTTGCAGCAACTGATGCTCGACACGCTCGTCACGGCGGTGTCGGGCGAGGCGGCGGACAATCGTGCGGTGATCGACGCCGTCGCGCTGACGCTGGCCGGGCGCGCCGCCGATGCCGCTTTCGTCGCCGAGGCGGTGCTGCTGCCCAGCGAAGCCTTTATCGGCGACCAGATGGTCACCGTCGATCCCGACGCGATCCGCGCCGCGCGGCTGGCGCTGCAGGCGGCGATCGGCGCCGCGCTCACCGGCGAATGGCGCGCGATCCTGTCCGAAGCGCCGCCGCCCGCGACCGAGCTGACCCCCGCCGCCAAGGGGCGCCGCCGGCTGCGCGGCGTCGCGCTCGCCTATCTAGCCGCGACCGACATGGCCGACGTCCCGGCGCTGGCATTTGGCATCTTCTCGACCGCCGACGGCATGACCGAGCGACAGGCCGCACTCGCGACGCTGGCGCACGGCGACAGCGACGAGCGGGTGGCGGCGCTCGACATCTTCTATCAGCGCTATCGCGACAATCCGCTGGTCCTCGACAAATGGTTCCAGGCGCAGGCCTGGTCGATGCGGCCCGACACCGTCGATGCGGTAAAGGCGCTGGCCGGGCATCCCGATTTCACGCTGGCGAACCCCAACCGCGTCCGCGCGCTTTACGGCGCGCTCACCGGCAACCAGGCTGCGTTCCATCAGGCCGACGGCGCGGGCTATCGCCTGATCGCCGACCTCGTCATCGCGCTCGATCCGAAGAACCCGCAGACCGCGGCCAAGATGATCCCGCCGCTCGGGCGCTGGCGGCGTTTTGACGAAGCGCGCGCGGCGATGATGAAGGCCGAGCTGGAACGGATATTGGCGCAGCCCGGCCTGTCGCGCGACACGACCGAGCAGGCGAGCAAGAGTTTGCTGGGGTAG
- a CDS encoding NAD(P)-dependent oxidoreductase encodes MAKMLIFGMGYAAGRLADRLGARGWDVAGTTRDGRGDSIAFTDTSAVLGALRSATHILSSVPPVDGADPVLARYGEAIALAPATWVGYLSSTGVYGDTGGAWVDESAPVKGRRPDRNTADAAWAALRGDARVFRLPGIYGPGRSILDRVGEGRAHRIALPGQVFSRIHVDDIAGGVIASFGGPAGLYNLADDEPCHQNRLVEWGCAMLAAPLPPLRTLDEADLSPAARAFYAENRRVANGKAKRLLGWTPRYPSFREGLAACR; translated from the coding sequence ATGGCAAAGATGCTGATTTTCGGAATGGGCTATGCGGCGGGGCGCCTTGCCGACCGGCTCGGCGCGCGCGGCTGGGACGTTGCGGGCACGACGCGCGACGGGCGCGGCGACAGCATCGCCTTTACCGATACGAGCGCGGTGCTCGGCGCGCTGCGGTCGGCGACGCATATTCTGTCGTCGGTGCCGCCGGTGGACGGCGCGGACCCGGTCCTGGCCCGCTATGGCGAAGCGATCGCACTCGCGCCCGCAACCTGGGTCGGCTACCTCTCCTCGACCGGAGTCTATGGCGACACCGGCGGCGCGTGGGTCGATGAGAGCGCGCCGGTCAAAGGCCGCCGCCCGGACCGCAACACCGCCGACGCCGCCTGGGCGGCGCTGCGCGGCGATGCGCGCGTGTTTCGCCTTCCCGGCATTTACGGCCCCGGCCGCTCGATCCTCGACCGCGTCGGCGAAGGTCGCGCGCACCGGATCGCCCTGCCCGGACAGGTGTTCAGCCGCATCCATGTCGACGATATCGCGGGCGGCGTCATCGCGTCGTTCGGCGGGCCGGCGGGCCTCTACAATCTCGCCGACGACGAGCCCTGCCACCAGAACCGGCTCGTCGAATGGGGCTGCGCGATGCTGGCGGCGCCGTTGCCGCCGCTGCGGACGCTCGACGAAGCGGACCTGTCCCCCGCCGCGCGCGCCTTCTATGCCGAAAACCGCCGCGTCGCGAACGGCAAGGCGAAGCGGCTGCTCGGCTGGACCCCGCGCTATCCGAGTTTTCGCGAGGGATTGGCCGCCTGCCGATGA